In Arachis hypogaea cultivar Tifrunner chromosome 7, arahy.Tifrunner.gnm2.J5K5, whole genome shotgun sequence, the genomic window CttgaaaattcgaaaattgaaaatttttttctggtTTCTTTCAAAATGTGGGGCCGCATCTAAACACAGTTTTAGATTGTATTTGGAATTACGGATAATAATACAACTTAAGAAACAAGGATGAATGGACTTTGTCTCAATATGACAGAAACACTAAAAATAGAGCCGCTAATGTTCATCCTAATATGCACGCTAATATTTTAGTCCCACTATCTTAATGCAACTAATtatttgtgttttaatatataaCCAAACATGACCTATGCCATTATGTTTGTGTATTTTGTGTGATACCTATACAACCAAACGTTGCTTTCATGTTTGCGTTTTATGTGGTGAAGTCTTGGTACACACTTTTGCATAAAGAAAGAGCCTTTTAATTACTTCATTGTTTGGTAGTGGTTAAAGGAAGTGCTGGTGTTTGtcttttttattctttcaaaGTGGTCCAGCCTTGAAATGGTATCATCTGATGTAAGGTAGTAACCACAAAGTTGAAGAGTAATATCATTTGGGTATACAtgaattttgatttataaaaaatgaGTAAGGATCAATTAGACATTAGTCTAACACCTCTACCTATGTTTCAGGATAAGAAGATCCATAACCCTTTTGTTTACCTTTCcttaatggttgaaaaagataaCCTGATTAAGTACTTTACGAAAGTGCACTATCTACAATTCAATTGTtcacttttttgtttttcaactTTGAGATTATTATAAAGGACCGTGATTTGAAAATCTTGGCATTTTCTAGTAATTAATTGAACATATTCAGAAAATATAGGCTCAATTGAAGAATTTAACATAATGAAAATAAATAGACTGCTATATGCTATTGATTGTGGTACTGTGGCTTTTAATCTAGTTTATCAAGTGTTTTTATTCTTAACAAGTTTTTGCCATGTCATAGCACGTGGCATTTCCTTCTTAGTGTatgtttatgtatatgtatatattcaaATGTTGTTGTTTCAGGGAAGCAGCGCAAGGTGGCAGAATATTACAAAAAACAGGAGAGACTCCTTGAAGGATTTAATGAGATGGACACTATGGCTGAAACCGGGTTTTTCCCAGGAAGTCTCACTGAGGTTGATTGTTCTATCGCCATTATTTACCGATAATTTGTCATGGAAGGAGCATCTCTAACAGAATGCTATGTGTTTGATATAGTATTAGTGAAGATTTTACCGTTTCTGTTAAGTGTAAAATTGTGAAGGAGtttaattttatgatatgaagTGTGGCAACATTTGATTGGATCTCCAGAAAGAGCATTCTAGTTCAACTAACAAATTGTGCACCATGTTTCTCAGGAAGAAATGAAGCAACTAGCCAAGAGTGAGAGGATGGCGGTTTATGTGTCGAATGCGTGTAACTTGCTGCTCTTTGCAGCTAAGGTTTTTGCCTCAGTCGAGAGCAAATCCTTAGCTGTCATTGCCTCAACCATGGATTCTCTCTTGGATCTCTTGTCAGGGTTCATATTGTGGTTTACTGCGAATGCCATGAAAACTCCAAACCGTTTTCACTATCCAATCGGAAAGAAACGCATGCAACCAGTGGTAAGACTTTATTAGAGAGATCATTTAGTCCTAAACATTATTATTAGATTGAAACGATTGTTGCTGTTTCGTTTTCAGCATTTCGTCGTTACTTAATACACACTCGTACTGATTGTATTTTGTCCACAGGGTATCATTGTGTTTGCATCAGTGATGGCGACACTGGGGCTGCAAATTTTGATTGAGTCTGGCAGAGAACTTATTACCAAGGTAATTGTGATGATCAAGTTTTTCTTGTTCCACTAATTTGTTTGAAATATGTGCTGATGTGGATCAAACATTGTTTTTTTTCGTTGTTTTATTTCAAATTTAGCATTGATGCAGAGTGTACCAAAACACCTAACTACTAatttcttttgtaattctttttctgcAGACTAAGCCTGAAATGGACCCAGTGAAGCTTAACTGGATGATCGGAATTATGGTATCTGTCACCGTTGTGAAGTTCATTCTTATGGTCTATTGTCGAAGGTTCAAGAACGAAATTGTCAGAGCATATGCACAAGATCACTTTTTCGATGTCATTACCAATTCGGTTGGATTAGCTGCTGCTGTGCTTGCTGTCAAGTTCTATTGGTGGCTTGATTCAACAGGAGCTATTGTTGTAAGTTTCATTTCTACCACTTATTTTCTCATTTAAGATTTCACTTTGCTTCTATGGTGACGTTTTCTTAGACTTCAAGTTACAAGCCACTGTAAATTTTTAATAGTCTTAGAGAGGCATGTTTATGTGTAACATTattgtttttcttgtttcttattcttATAATTCTGTAGGCTATTTTGCTATATGTTCTTCTCAAAACATGTTTTTGTCTACCAGAGTCCAAGGTTTTTTGTTGCTGACGTTTATGAATTTcttcaaaaatatccctaaatttaATTTCATTAATTTTCTCTCTAATGTATTGAATCTGTGGCAAAGCTATCCTTGGACATTTTCAATTTTATCCCTAATGTTTTAGATGAATTTAACATCTAGGGATAATTTTGACACAGATTGACAATGTAAGAAACAAAATTGAGGAATAAAATTAAATGCTGGggatatttttgaagaaaattacaaatattaaagacaaaaatatatatttttctcttttttttttacttgaaacAGTTACCATGTCGTGATGAAGTTTCCAAACATGGTCTTAAATGTTTGTATGTTATATGATTGCTTGTTACATATTCTTACTATCCCACAATGGCCTTAAACTCCAAGTATATGAAGATTACACTCTTTAAAGGAAGGTTTGAGTCAGATGACTGTTTGTTTGTTACTTCAAGCCAACTTTTTTATTGGTCTTCCAAGGGACAACATCCTTAATTCCTTAATGTCAAATAATGCAGATTGCATTATACACAATCAACACATGGACAAGGACAGTGATCGAGAATGTCTGGTCGCTCATCGGAAGGACAGCACCGCCCGATTTCCTGGCGAAGTTAACTTACCTTATATGGAATCACCATGAACAGATTAAGCACATAGATACAGTCAGAGCATACACCTTCGGTGCACATTACTTTGTCGAAGTTGATATCGTGTTGCCGGAAGACATGCTTCTGAATCAAGCACACAATATTGGTGAGACTCTCCAAGAGAAGCTGGAGCAACTTCCAGAAGTTGAGAGGGCTTTTGTCCACATAGATTTTGAGTTCACTCATAGGCCTGAACATAAGATCATGGTATGAAAGATATTTATGATATCTTAGGATAAGGGCaagagggtttttttttttttttgcctttgcTGTTCAACTTAATGTTTCTTCAATTTTTTGCTTTTCCTTTGGATCATGTAGTTAAATTTGCTTGTATCTTAAACTGTATTAATATGATAGAAGTTTATCTTTGAAATAGAGTGTGAAGCATATAAACGACTCTAACTGCACGGTTGAAACTTCAAAGGCCGATTTAGTACTCCTAATAGAATGTAAAATTGTTACATATAACATTGTATACCAATCATTTAGGACCTATAGTTCATATATTGAATAACTTTCCAGCAGTATTATTTATTTCAAACATGATTATGTAATATTTAACATCTCTTTATGTAATATTTAACATCTCTTTAAATTTGTTAGGTAAATTTATTTGGATCATCAATTATGACAAATGTTACTTATATAATATTTAGctctttaaaattaaaagtagtttTATCATAAAAATGTTTTTGTTGAgtgtataaaaataattttatacaaaaaattactctcaagaatttaaaaatatagttAGTTAAAGTGGTTATAAATACATTTGTACAAAGTCTTCACAAATGAAAATAATCTACAAAACTATACTCATAATGACATATTGCTTTTCCTTGAGATAAAGTGGAACCAAAATAATACTAAGAAAAAAACATGAATATGTAAGAactttaaaaaggaaaaagaaaacgaaaatatAGTTCAACATAAATCCTCCTATTCCAGAGGAGTTTAGACTACCAATTTTCAAGTAAAACGAGTAGGAGGCCAAGGATCACGATTTTTCTGTTTCAATCTATCAAACTAATCCTTCTCatcactttattattattattattattattattattattattattattattattattattattattattattattattactactgctactgttgttgttgttgttcttgtcctaTCTCAACATAAAagcgttgttgttgttgttgttgtcctgtCTCAAAACATAAAAGCCTGGCCAACAAAGATAAAAAGTCCGACCCAAAAGGGGTGGCCTCCACCATATATCCGATCTCTTTAGAGGAGGTCCGACACAACGAAAGGAGCCTAGCTCTACTTGTCTAAGCAAATAACGGCCTATTCGAATCTCTCCAACTATTTCTTTCATCCATAAAAGATGAGTCCTAACAAACTCTCAAAGATAAATGAAACAGTTATCCATCAAAAAAGGTGGATCTACTCCAACAAAGGTGGTTATCAGGTCTACTATAAATACATCGACACTCTTTAGGCATACACACATTCTAATCTACAAAAACCTGTCTAAAacctttgctaacttaagcatcggagtcttttacaggtaccacccccaccttcTCATGAGGAATTCAGACGGCAGCACCTCGACACCAAACAAATTGGATGCTGCCTCAGAAGGATTCTGAACCTTACCTTCAGgcccaaatcaacgtttcaggtaactgataaactccgattttgtggtttatcttgtgcttattttgggagattttatcaccttttctcacatttattcaatgaaatagtatggttttgcaattctctcttgatttgtgcttaaatgtgaaaacatgctttttaggccctaaaatagctaaatttaatttattttaattccattcgatgccttgatatgtttgttgagtgatctcaggttcataaggcaagtattggatggaagaagtgaggagaaaagcatgcaagtgggagaactcatgaagaaatgaaggaaccataaagctgtcaagcctgacctcttcgcactcaatcgaccataacttgagctacagaggtctaaatgaagcggttccagttgcgttggaagctaacatccggggcttcgaaatgatataaaatatgccatatgttgcttcgcgtttaggggcgcgcacgcgccatgtacgcgtgcgcgccgatgctgctcgtggcccactaaagtgaaatcgcccccagcgatttctgaagcactttgggcccaaccacCTCATTtccaatgctatttcatgcagaattcaagcttgggcaaggggggagcaattgtttggtagcttagcatcatgtgggttagtttctagagagagaagctccttcttttatctagaattaggttaggtttaggttaatctctcatagatctaggttcaatctcatattttcatattgttttctttttaatttcatgcttctactctttcattctcatgatGTGTAGTATTAAttttcctttttgctttctcttttgtgatgatgaactcatgttggatttggattttcttttaatgaaatttaatgttgatgtttcttttattgatgatttgagttgttggtttatttttcttgcaatttgtagttgatAGATGATGCCAAgacatctaggccagtttcacttaccttttctttactgttttaggttagtttcatgcattttcttagtgaataaggcaagttttggatgaaaatacacttacaccttgattcaagcaaccattgtgaattttacatgatttcatgaggattttgcaaggattgaatgacaaattgatgatgtataatctcatgacttaggctagagctttgatgcactttattttcttgatttcaggacaaaggaagcaaggaagaaccgtGTTAGTAGCcacattaatctaattaacgtgaccactaacgtggaatgggaatgagcTTGCAACTTTAATAAGAAAGGTAGTCGACAATAACGCCTGTGAAGCCATCATAAACCCACATTAATTGCcatgttaattacattaacgtggtagttaacgtggagataaAGGGAGCTCCAGCATTAGTGGTAAACATGAACACCACTAACGCTACAAAGTGGCAATtggccacattaagagtcacgttaacttagttaacgtgaactctaacgtggaaggtaAGAcaatgccaacattagtgacactcacctttatcactaacgttggatcaagctagcattgcccacgttagtggtcacgttaagaccactaacatgaaagttaacgtggagcttagattgatgagccaacgttagtgacactcacctttgtcactaacgttggagatggcattcacaaccacgttagtggccacgttaacctagttaacgtgaactctaacgtggggaggaggggcatttggagcgttagtgacaaaggtaagtgtcactaacgctctcaaagATAGGCAtgtccacgttaagagtcacgttagttatactaacgtgaactctaatgtagggaaagaggggcacaaggcaacgttattggaaaaggtgattcccaataacgcttgcgaaggatcataaggcaacgttagtggtcacgttagtgccactaacgttgaagttaacgtggactataTGAGGttagaacgttagtgaaaaaggtgattgccactaacgttctcgaatccacattctcacttaacgttaacatcactaacgcccaggcctaactcacacttttctgcaagctgagcccactaaagattataactgcttcaactcaagatctaaggcccacatccaagacccgaagaactcactagaagatcaagaagagtagtatatataggagtagttttgaactatagagaagcttggcactttggagaactaccctctgtatatttacttttctgcatttttctagctaagcatgtattcttttctgccatttcccatttccagagctatgaacaactaaacccctttcattgggttagggagctctgttgtaatttgatggatcaattatagttttcattcttcttcttctttcttttctcttgatttactagaaagctttcgatcttaattcaattggttagttgtcttagaaaagaaactctccataattggatctcctttgagccttggaaaagggatgaggagatcatgctagaaatgctttctcatgttggaccaaattggggtttgggcggatatagtgacatgtaatcctcccaacactctaatttggaaatacatgtggtataatcagtgaccacacttcatctcttcccatgagcaattagatcaaggaattgggcaattgttcaagtttagagagattgggttgccaaggaattggaacccaatcacttaagattaccaaggagatcaatagatgctttgattgaggaagagatgaaaatgaatttgatccagagaatacaacatctcctgagcccaatgaattctccatttctgatcttacccattctctttactttctgccatttatttccatgttcatctccctgattccccatttaagattctacactttatttcctgcaatttactttcccgtcatttaatttcctgcaacatcAACTACACtctatttagctcaactagcatattcttccaactaaagttgcttgaccaatcaatccctatgggattcgacctcactctattgtgagtttttacttgacgacaattcggtatacttgccgaaggaaaatttgttgagagacaagttttcatgcattaaGTTTATGGCGCCCTTGCCGggaattgattttgtatcaacaatgattaagttggaagttcactagattgagcatttttcttttgtttgtttattttattcaGTCATTTACCTTCAGTTTATTTAGTTTCTTCCTCACCCCCTATCCCCTcgttatcttctttttctttgaatttacttacaattctgctcactaacccactaactgtttgataaattgcacAACTCATACTAACAATCATTCTAACAAGAATAATCACTTCATTTTATCTCTTGCTATGTGctctgttagttgtatgacagggagaagcggcagagcttcaacttcctttaatTCAGAACCTAAGAGGACCCTCCATAGATCAAGGAGGGAAGCAACAGGGAAAAGAGTTgttagtgctgaggaagaggaagagtactttgaaacaaacatggaagagaacttggaaaacaatcatgaaggaaaagctcacaaccatgccagagaaggccctgcaaatcatgctgggcaagagaggagagttctgggctcttacatcaatctaaactcaggaaactgtggaagtagcatcaaAAAGGCCACCATatatgccaacaactttgaactaaaaccccagcttatcacccttgtttagaacaactgctcatttggaggaagtgcccaagaagatcccaatcagcatctaaccaccttcctgagaatatgtgatactgtgaattCTAATGGAGTCCATTcagatgtctataggctgcttttgttccctttttcactcagggacaaagcatctaagtggcttgaatccttcctgaaggagagcttaacaaattggaaagacgtggtgaacaagtttttggcaagattctaccctcctcaaagaattaataggctgagagctgaggtgcaaactttcaggcaacaagatggtgaaactctctatgaggcatgggatagattcaaggacttaacaagaagatgcctacctgacatgttcaatgagtgggttcaacttcatattttctatgaaggtctttcttatgagtcaaagaaggtttTAGACCATTCTTCAGGAggatctctaaacaagaagaaaaccattgaagaagccatagatgtcattgaaacggtagctgagaatgactacttctatgcttctgaaagaagcaacacacgaggagtaatggagctgaaccacatggatgcatt contains:
- the LOC112702947 gene encoding metal tolerance protein 9, with translation MASQSSSPRSGIAESDGGSRGRTEPLLVSREDERSGSWRLNVKEFSLKNNHEHNRNGGSNNLNHRTFTFLRRPRKQRKVAEYYKKQERLLEGFNEMDTMAETGFFPGSLTEEEMKQLAKSERMAVYVSNACNLLLFAAKVFASVESKSLAVIASTMDSLLDLLSGFILWFTANAMKTPNRFHYPIGKKRMQPVGIIVFASVMATLGLQILIESGRELITKTKPEMDPVKLNWMIGIMVSVTVVKFILMVYCRRFKNEIVRAYAQDHFFDVITNSVGLAAAVLAVKFYWWLDSTGAIVIALYTINTWTRTVIENVWSLIGRTAPPDFLAKLTYLIWNHHEQIKHIDTVRAYTFGAHYFVEVDIVLPEDMLLNQAHNIGETLQEKLEQLPEVERAFVHIDFEFTHRPEHKIMV